TAGCCCAGCCAATTCATCTCGTTTGCGCTTAGGAAGATTAAGCACCTCCGTTAGGATCAACTGCAGATCTTCGGGACTCTTTTCGATTGCTTGCCGAAGCATCCGTAATTGAAACTGCTTATTTTTTGGAGGCGATCGACTAAACTCAGGGAGATGACGCGCAACGTTCAGCGCCACAATATCAAAAACTTGACGCTCAACGTACTCCACTTGAGTCGCGGGGTCTCCGACATATGGATATATCTTTTCAGATTTCCATTCCTGAACGAAGCTACTGGCCTCCGATGCCGCCCTCATTCGAAAATAATCCTTGATGGCCCTTTGCGCCTCATCGAGCGCAAGGATAACTGGCTCCTGCATTTCCGCCAAATCGGCCACACCGTCCTTTTGAGTTTTGTTCATGTACGGCGACTGGAGATAGGCCGTGAACTGGAAATTTCCCACATGGAATCGACGCCCGACGTGAACCAACGGAAACTTTTTATCGTTGCACAGAAATAGTGCCCGCTGTGAGATACCGTTCCATTCAATTAGCTCAAGGCGAACAGGATAATTCTTACCTTCAGAGACGATGTCACTGAGATTGAAGGCCTGTCGGTTAGCCATTACCTTGGTAGGATCAACTCGCCTACCTCCCACAGTTACCCGGAGGTTTTCGTAGTCGGACAGATAGAGCGCAAATATCTCCGTTAGCTCATCAAGAGCAGCATCGCTGTCGAGCGTCCGATAGTCCTTGTGAGGATTGGACACAACCAGCGTCACGCCTCGCTCTACGCCGGGCGCCGCCTCAGCCTCGTCAGAGATCGCGACATGACGAATGTCGCTGGTGGACATGCTGATTTTGTAGGACCAAAGTGTTCCACCTTTGTCGTACACAACCTCCCACTCCGCGTGCGATCCGATCGCAAACGCTTTGAAGCGCCCACGCCCCTCTTGTCCATGCAGGTGGCGGCCGCTTGGCGTTGTTGATCGATTCTTCTTCCACGACCCGCCCAGCTTGCGGAAGCATTCCGCGGCCTCACTACGCTGAAGACCTAGTCCGTTGTCGCGGACGGTCACTCGGTCTAAGGTACCCATCGCGTTGTGCTCGAAGGAGACGCTCACCCGGTCAGCATCTGCGTCAAGTCCATTCCAGATCAGTTCGGACAGTGCTTGGACCGGCTTGGCACGCGCGTTCTTCTCTAGATGGTCCGGCTCAACTTCGACTCGGTATTGCGTAACGGCCACTGTTGCTTCTCCGATGAGGGCCAAGGTAAGACTCATAGATCATTCGCCCGACCGTATTGTGAGACTACGTAGCTAGCTTTGGGCTATCAGCTTTGAGCTCCAGTAAGCACCGTGATGGTCAAGAGATACTGGAGAAGGCCGTTCTGGTACCGCCAACTTCGCGAGAAGTGGATACCCATTTTTTGGCTCCGTGCGGTCGTCCGAGAAGGCATGGCGGTCTCCGTCTCTGCCCTGCCAAGACGGTTCGCAACCGCTCTACTCGACACACGGATAAGTCCTTGTCAGCAAAGAACTTCTTCTCGCGCCGACCAGAAAAAGTTGTCTCTTTTTTAGAGAAGAGAGCGCAGAAAGGAATCCAACTGGGCCGAAAACAGACCCAAAGTAGCGGCCCCTTGGCACAGGAAGAACGGCCCTGAAGCCCGCACTGACGCGGGAAAGGCACAAAGCAAAACGCCCAACCGAGACCGGTTGGGCGCTGAATTTTGGTGGCCTAGGGCGGAATCGAACCACCGACACAAGGATTTTCAATCCTCTGCTCTAC
This genomic stretch from Eleftheria terrae harbors:
- a CDS encoding ATP-binding protein is translated as MALIGEATVAVTQYRVEVEPDHLEKNARAKPVQALSELIWNGLDADADRVSVSFEHNAMGTLDRVTVRDNGLGLQRSEAAECFRKLGGSWKKNRSTTPSGRHLHGQEGRGRFKAFAIGSHAEWEVVYDKGGTLWSYKISMSTSDIRHVAISDEAEAAPGVERGVTLVVSNPHKDYRTLDSDAALDELTEIFALYLSDYENLRVTVGGRRVDPTKVMANRQAFNLSDIVSEGKNYPVRLELIEWNGISQRALFLCNDKKFPLVHVGRRFHVGNFQFTAYLQSPYMNKTQKDGVADLAEMQEPVILALDEAQRAIKDYFRMRAASEASSFVQEWKSEKIYPYVGDPATQVEYVERQVFDIVALNVARHLPEFSRSPPKNKQFQLRMLRQAIEKSPEDLQLILTEVLNLPKRKRDELAGLLQDVSLSSIISSAKVVADRIKFVAGLDAILFDDESKKRLKERTQLHRIIAENCWLFGEEFTLSVDDRSLTEVLRAHMKILGEEVVIDAPVKHVSQTRGIVDLMLSKATRRHKANEVTHLVVELKRPKVSIDSDEITQIEKYAFSVAADERFKGVGVRWIFWVISDSYGEYAARRIADESGQIYKKDNVSVYVKTWAQVLDENRARLQFFQERLEFQADKGDALKYLQERHAQYLEGVFDDGFVREQDSESFNHDDSID